The Microbacterium luteum nucleotide sequence GCTGGAGCCGTCGGCATCCAGCACGGTGCTCTGCACCTTCTGTTTGCGACCCGAGATGACCAGCGCCTCGTCGGCACGGGCGACCTTGATCCAGCTGCGTGCGAACAGCAGCAGGATGAGGCCGACGATGATGACCGCGACGACCGCGATCCCGACGATGATGAGAATGCCGACGAGTCCGGCGACTTCCATGAAACCCCCTCATGAGAAGGGCGCGCTCGTTGCGCACCCGCTCACACCCTGCCAGACCGGCGCCGCCACCGCGCCCCCTTTCTGTAGCACGCGGTGCCTGACTGCGCGCAAGGGGGTCCGCCCGACCGCCTCCCGCACGTTAGCGTGGCCGGCGGCGCGGCATGAGTTCCGCGTGCACGGCACCCGACGCGAGAGGAATCCATGGCAGCGGACACGAAGAAGATCTCGCTGGTCGGATCGATCTCCCTCGGAACCGGCGTGATGATCGGCGCGGGGATCTTCGCCCTCGTCGGACAGGTGGCGGGCATCGTCGGTCCGTGGTTCCCGCTGGCGTTCCTCATCGGCGCGGTCGTCGCCGGCGTCAGCTCGTACTCCTACATCCGGTACTCGAGCGTCAACCCGTCGTCGGGCGGGATCGCGATGCTGCTCAAGGGCGCGTACGGCCCGGGCGTGATCGCCGGGTCGTTCTCGCTGTTCATGTACGTCTCGATGGTGGTGGCCGAGAGCCTGCTGGCGCGCACCTTCGGCACCTATCTGCTGCGTCCGTTCGGGCTGCAGGACTCCCCCGTCCTCGTGCCCGTGCTCGGGATCGCCGCGATCGTCGCCGCGACGATCGTGAACCTCGTCGGCAACCGCTTCGTCGAGGGGTCGGCGACCACCACGGCGGTGCTGAAGATCCTCGGCATCGGGGTGCTCGCCGTCGCCGGGCTCATCGGCGCCGCCGCGTCCGGCGGCCTCTTCTCGAGCGGGGGCTCGGGCGAGTCATCAGGCCTGTGGGGCCTGCTGGCCGGGTCGACGCTGTGCGTGCTCGCCTACAAGGGGTTCACCACGATCACGAACCAGGGCGATGACATCCGCGACCCGAGCAGGAACCTCGGCCGCTCGATCGTGCTGTCGATCCTCATCTGCACCGTGCTCTACCTGCTCATCACGCTGTCGGTGGATGCGAGCATCGGCGCGGAGGGGGCGGTGGATGCGCGCGACTACGCGCTCGCACAGGCTGCCGAGCCGCTGTTCGGCGCGTGGGGCGTGAGCATCACGGTCGCGATCGCCGTGGTCGCGACGCTCTCCGGTCTGCTCGCGAGCCTGTACTCCGTGTCGCGCCTGTACGCGATGCTGCAGGACATGCGGCAGGCGCCCGCGCTGCCCGATCGCATCCCGCGGCAGCCGCTTCTCATCACCGCCGGCCTCGCGATCGTGGCGACGGCCTTCCTGGATCTCACGCAGATCGCATCGATGGGTGCGTTCCTCTACCTGACGATGGACATCGCCGTGCAGTGGGGCGTCATCCGTCATCTCCGCGACGAGATCGACGCGAAGCCGTGGCTGCCGGCGATCACGATCATCCTCGACCTGGCGATCCTGGTCCCGTTCACGATCTTCAAGGTTCAGAGCGATCTGCTCACGGTCGTGATCGCCGCGGCGGTCGCGGCGGTGATCTTCGTCGCCCAGATCATCACGGTGCGTGCCCGCTCCCGCGCCGATGCCGGCTGAGCACCTGGCCGGACGCGCGAGGAAAACACGGGAGCTGGGCGCGCGCAACCCCCTGGCACCGAAGCGGAAGGTCGTCGATCGTGACGGCATGAGCGATGAAGACGACCTCCCACAGCCGAAGGACCACCTCCCGCCGCGCGACGAGCGCGAGCACGACGTTCCCCAGGAGACGTATCCCGACGGCGGCGCCCCTGAGGGCGAGGCCGGTGTCTCGCCCGAGACCGCCGCCGAGCCCGACAAGCCCAACCGTCACGGCGTGGATCAGATCCCGCCGCGGGGCCGCTGAGGCGGCGAGTTCGCCTTCGCTCGTCACCGAACGCCCCCACAGCGCGCTGAAGCGACCGATGGTGACAGGGGAAACGCGTGGTGCGTGGTGCGCGGTGCGCGGTGCGCGAGGTCAGCGTGGCAGACGGGGGACCGCGGCCACGAGCTGCCGCGCGTACGCCGTGCGCGGCGCGGTGAGCAGGTCGACCGTCGCTCCCTGCTCCACGATGCGCCCGTCGCGCAGCACCGCGGTGCGCTCGCAGACGGCGGCGACGGCGCTGAGGTCGTGCGAGACCAGCACGAGGGCGAGCCCGGTCTCGCGGCGCAGGTGTGCGAGCAGGTCGATCACCTGAACACGAGTGGTGAGGTCGAGCGCCGAGACGGGCTCGTCGGCGAGCAGCACGCGCGGGCGCGAGACCAGGGCGCGCGCGATCGCGATGCGCTGACGCTGACCCCCGGAGAACTCGTGCGGGTATCGCCGCATCGTGTCGGCGTCGAGGCCGACCGAGGCGAGGGCCTCGGCGACGGATGCGCGCGCACGGTCGCCCGACGCGATCCGCAGGGAGCGCAGCGGCTCCCCGACGATGCGGTCGATGCGCTGGCGGGGGTCGAGGGACGAGTACGGATCCTGGAACACCGGCTGCACCGTGCGACGGAAACGACGCATGAGCCGACGGTCGCGGCGATCGAGCGAAGCGTCGTCGAACACGACGCGGCCGGCGTCCGGTGAGTCGAGGCCGAGCAGCAGGCGCAGCGCGGTGGACTTGCCGGCACCGGACTCTCCCACGAGGCCGACCGCCTCGCCGGCTCCGACCGAGAGGGAGACGTCGTCGAGCACCGGGGTGGCGCCGTAGCCGAACGCCGCGTTCTCGAGGGCGAGAAGGGTCATGGCGATTCGCCTCCTGCCCCCGGGGTCGCATCGAGTGCGGCGTCGAGATAGCGGGCGCTGTCGACGAGCGCCCGCGTGTATGGATGCTGCGGGTCGCGCAGCACGTGGCTCACGGCGCCTTCCTCGACCACGCGTCCGTGCTGCAGCACGAGGGCGCGATCGACCATGCGCGAGACGACGGCGAGGTCGTGGCTGATGAACAGCAGGGCCATGTCGCGCTCGGCGACCAGGCGCTCGAGGAGGGCGAGCACGTCGTTCTGCACCGTCACATCCAGCGCCGTGGTCGGCTCGTCCGCGATCAGCAGACGCGGGTCGGCCGCGAGGGCGATTGCGATCGCGATGCGCTGGCGCTGCCCGCCGGACAACTCGTGCGGGTAGGCCCGCGCGATCCGCGCGTCGACGAGTGAGACGTCGGCCAACGAGCGGGAGACGGCCTCGCGCAGGTCGGCACCGCGCAGTCCGCGGTGACGGCGGAGCGGCTCGGCGATCTGTCGACCCACGCGCATGAGCGGGTCGAGGGCGGACAGCGGCTCCTGGAAGACGATCCCGGCGACGGGGCCGCGCAGGCGGCGCGTTGCGGCATCCGTCGATCCGACGATCTCGTGTCCGTCGAGCCGGGCGGATCCGGTCGCGACGACGGTATCGGGAAGGAGGCCGAGGACGGCTAGAGCGGTCATCGACTTGCCCGAGCCGGACTCGCCGACCAGGCCGACGCGCTCGCCGGCGCCGAGGGCGAAGGTCGCGTCGTCGACGAGGGTCGTGTCGCCGGCGCGGAGCGCGAGGTGCGAGACATCGAGGAGGGTCATCGGCCCCTCCGTCTCGTCGGATCGGCGACATCGCGCAGGCCGTCGGCGAGGAAGTTGACCCCGAGCACGAGCACGATCACCGCGACGCCGGGCGCGATGGCCCCGACCGGGGCGGTGAGCACGGTGCCCTGCGCCTCCTGCAGCATCCGGCCCCACGACGCGTTCGGCGGAGGTGCCCCCAGGCCGAGGTACGACAGGCTCGCCTCGGCGAGCACCGCCACGCCGAACTGCAGCGCGAGGCTCACCGCGAGGGTGGGCGCGATGTTCGGCAGGATGTGGTGCCACACGATTCCGGCGGTTCGCGTGCCGCTCGTGCGCGCGGCCGTCACGAACTGCTCCTGCAGCACGCGGCGCGAAAGGATGCGCGTGAGGCGAGCGATCACCGCCGACATCGCGAGGCCGATCGCGAGGATCGCGGAGCCGAGCGACGGACCCTGCACGGCGACGACGAGCATCGCCAGCAGCAGCACCGGGAAGGCGATCACGACGTCGAGCCCGGCCGAGAGGGTGTCATCGAGCCACGGCCGCGCGAAGGCGGCGGCGAGGCCGATCGCGGTGCCGAGGACGGCGGCGATCGCAACGGCGCCGGCCCCGACGGCCAGGGCGATGCGGGCGCCGACCATCAGCTGCGACAGCAGGTCGCGGCCGAGGCGATCGGTGCCGAGCGGATGCGCGGGGCTGGGAGCGCTCAGGCGTCCGCCGCTGATGTCGGTGAGGGGATAGGGCAGCCACACGAGCGACACGAGGGCGACCACGACGACCGTCGCCGTGAGGACGAGGCCGATGACGAGGGTCGCGCGCCGGCGCCGCGGCGGGCGCGCGGCAGCGGCTCGCGGCGCGGTGGAGGCCGGTCCGGAAGCGGTCTGCACGGGCGCGGTCATCGCAGGTTCCCCGAGATGCTCGTACGCAGACGCGGATCGATGAGGCGCTGAGCGATGTCGGCGGCGAAGCCGACCAGCACGACGAACAGCGTGCTGACCACGAGCACGCCTTGGATGTTGGCGAAATCGTGCTGCTCGATACCGGTCAGCAGCATGTTCCCGAGCCCCGGAAGGGTGAACACGCTCTCCACGACGACGGCGCCCAGCAGTGTCGTGGACAGCTCGATGCCGAGCACGGCGATCACGGGCACGGCGCCGTTGCGCACACCATGCCGGAGCAGCGCCTCGCGCATGCTCGCCCCGCCGGCGCGGGCGGTGCGCAGGTAGTCGCTGCCCAGCACGTCGACCGTCGCCGAGCGCACGTAGCGCGACAGCGACGCGCTCATGAC carries:
- a CDS encoding ATP-binding cassette domain-containing protein, which produces MTLLDVSHLALRAGDTTLVDDATFALGAGERVGLVGESGSGKSMTALAVLGLLPDTVVATGSARLDGHEIVGSTDAATRRLRGPVAGIVFQEPLSALDPLMRVGRQIAEPLRRHRGLRGADLREAVSRSLADVSLVDARIARAYPHELSGGQRQRIAIAIALAADPRLLIADEPTTALDVTVQNDVLALLERLVAERDMALLFISHDLAVVSRMVDRALVLQHGRVVEEGAVSHVLRDPQHPYTRALVDSARYLDAALDATPGAGGESP
- a CDS encoding ABC transporter permease, whose translation is MTAPVQTASGPASTAPRAAAARPPRRRRATLVIGLVLTATVVVVALVSLVWLPYPLTDISGGRLSAPSPAHPLGTDRLGRDLLSQLMVGARIALAVGAGAVAIAAVLGTAIGLAAAFARPWLDDTLSAGLDVVIAFPVLLLAMLVVAVQGPSLGSAILAIGLAMSAVIARLTRILSRRVLQEQFVTAARTSGTRTAGIVWHHILPNIAPTLAVSLALQFGVAVLAEASLSYLGLGAPPPNASWGRMLQEAQGTVLTAPVGAIAPGVAVIVLVLGVNFLADGLRDVADPTRRRGR
- a CDS encoding ABC transporter ATP-binding protein, translating into MTLLALENAAFGYGATPVLDDVSLSVGAGEAVGLVGESGAGKSTALRLLLGLDSPDAGRVVFDDASLDRRDRRLMRRFRRTVQPVFQDPYSSLDPRQRIDRIVGEPLRSLRIASGDRARASVAEALASVGLDADTMRRYPHEFSGGQRQRIAIARALVSRPRVLLADEPVSALDLTTRVQVIDLLAHLRRETGLALVLVSHDLSAVAAVCERTAVLRDGRIVEQGATVDLLTAPRTAYARQLVAAVPRLPR
- a CDS encoding APC family permease, yielding MAADTKKISLVGSISLGTGVMIGAGIFALVGQVAGIVGPWFPLAFLIGAVVAGVSSYSYIRYSSVNPSSGGIAMLLKGAYGPGVIAGSFSLFMYVSMVVAESLLARTFGTYLLRPFGLQDSPVLVPVLGIAAIVAATIVNLVGNRFVEGSATTTAVLKILGIGVLAVAGLIGAAASGGLFSSGGSGESSGLWGLLAGSTLCVLAYKGFTTITNQGDDIRDPSRNLGRSIVLSILICTVLYLLITLSVDASIGAEGAVDARDYALAQAAEPLFGAWGVSITVAIAVVATLSGLLASLYSVSRLYAMLQDMRQAPALPDRIPRQPLLITAGLAIVATAFLDLTQIASMGAFLYLTMDIAVQWGVIRHLRDEIDAKPWLPAITIILDLAILVPFTIFKVQSDLLTVVIAAAVAAVIFVAQIITVRARSRADAG